The Vibrio cyclitrophicus sequence CTTGTAGATACGTTTACGGATGTCCATAAAGCGCATTGCTAGTTCTTCGAAGTGAGTTTCTGGGTGCTCGTACATAACCCACATGATCTTAGCAGCGTCCATTGGAGAACCACCACCTAGAGCTAGGATTACGTCAGGTTGGAAGCTCTTCATTGCTTCAGCGCCTTTCTCAACAACAGATAGCGTTGGATCCGCTTCTACGTCGAAGAAAGTTTGAACTTCGATGCCTTGTGCTTTAAGCAGGCTAACTACGTCATCTGCGTAACCGTTGTTGAATAGGAAACGGTCAGTTACTAGGAATGCGCGTTTCTTACCTTCTAAGTCGCTCATTGCGATTGGAAGGCTACCACGACGGAAGTAGATAGACTTAGGTAGTTTGTGCCACAACATGTTTTCAGCTCGCTTCGCTACAGTTTTCTTGTTGATAAGGTGCTTAGGACCTACGTTCTCAGAGATAGAATTACCACCCCATGAACCACAACCTAGAGTTAGAGAAGGTGCAACGTTGAAGTTGTACAGGTCACCGATACCACCATGAGTAGTCGGGATGTTGATTAGGATACGAGCAGTCTTCATCTTGTCACCGAAGTAACGGATGCGGTCTGCGTTAGTATCTTGGTTAGTGTAAAGACCAGATGTGTGACCGATACCACCGATTTCAACCATAGTTACCGCTTGAGCAACTGCGTCTTCGAAGTCGTCTGCGCGGAATAGACCTAGAGTTGGAGATAGTTTCTCGTGAGCGAACTCGTCATCGTAAGAAACTTTACCAAGACCTTCACCTACAAGTACTTTTGTATCAGCAGGAACTTTAACACCAGCCATTTCAGCGATTGCTGGAGCAGGTTGACCTACGATTTTAGCGTTTAGGTTGCCGTCGATAAGAAGCACTTTACGTACTTTATCAGCGTCAGCTTTAGATAAAACGTGAGCTTTGTGAGAAGCGAAACGCTCTTTAACTTCGTCATATACTTCACTAACAACGATTGCAGCTTGCTCAGAAGCACATACAACGCCGTTGTCGAATGTTTTAGACATAAGAATAGATGCTACAGCACGTTTGATGTCAGCTGTTTCATCGATAACTACAGGAACGTTACCAGCACCAACACCGATAGCAGGCTTACCTGAAGAGTATGCTGCTTTAACCATGCCTGGACCACCAGTAGCTAGGATAAGCGCGATACCGTCGTGCTTCATCAGCGCGTTAGAAAGCTCTACAGATGGTTGGTCGATCCAACCGATGATGTCTTTTGGAGCGCCCGCTTTAACAGCCGCGTCTAAAACAAGTTTAGCAGCGTCGTTAGTTGAGTTCTTTGCACGTGGGTGTGGTGAGAAGATGATACCGTTACGTGTCTTAAGAGAAATTAGAGATTTGAAGATTGCTGTAGAAGTTGGGTTCGTTGTTGGAACGATACCACAGATGATACCTACAGGCTCAGCGATTGTCATTGTGCCTAGGTTGTCATCTTCTTCTAAGATGCCACATGTTTTTTCGTCTTTGTATTTGTTGTAGATAAATTCAGATGCAAAGTGGTTTTTGATAACCTTATCTTCAACAATACCCATTCCAGATTCAGCAACGGCTTGTTGAGCCAAAGGAATACGAGCATGGTTAGCAGCAAGAGAAGCTGCGCGGAAGATTGCGTCAACTTGCTCTTGAGAGAATGTAGCAAACTCTTCTTGTGCTGCTTTAACGCGTGCTACTAGAGCATCAAGTTCCGCTAGGTTAGTTACAGGCATGGTGGATCTCCTAAAATAATAAATATTAAAAACTTTTTATTAAATTCGCTGCTTGCCTTTAACCTTAAACATCAGCGTTCTTAGTAAATTGCTTTCAGGGCTGAGTATATTATTTCACGGTGTGAAAAAAATTGACCCAGATCAGTTACCCAAAAAGAATTAACCAGAAAGTAGTAAGGCAATCGGAAAAGTGAACTTAAGATCATGATTTAAATAGATTAAAGTCACATTTTTCGTACGCACAAAAAACAAGCAAACAGACAATTTTTTTCTACATAGCGTAATAAACTGTAAAAAAGTTTCATTTTTAGTCCGTTAAATTACATGTATACAGCTATATTCGTGCTACTGAGAGTATATCCATACCGTTGCACGGGCTAGATTCTGACATAATTTTTATTAATTTCGTGCGCGAGTTAACAGTTACTCAATAAGAAGTCACAAAATAAAACACTAACGACTAGCTCGCAACAAGGCTAAAACAAAAGTGAGATTCAATTAGTTTTTCTAAAAAGAATCGCCTATTTCAAGTTAGTTTTTTTCATTCGTGAAAATTTGGTTTGTCCCTTACATTACGCGCCTAGACTATTCACAGATCAACCCTTCAACCTTAAAGTACGCTAACTGGAGATCGCTCTCATGCAAGGCTTAGAACTCGCAATCTTTATGCAATTCTTCCTTGGGCTTGTTGCTGCCGTAAACCCTATCGGCATCATGCCTGTTTTTGTTTCTCTTACGGCTCATATGCCGCCGGAAGAGAGGAACAGGACAGCCTTGCAAGCAAACATTGCTGTTGCCGTGATCTTGATTGTGTCGCTTGTTGCGGGGCAAATGCTGCTTGATATGTTCAGTATTTCACTAGACTCATTTCGTGTTGCTGGTGGCTTGCTATTACTGAGCATCGCGTTTTCGATGATGAGCGGTAAGCTCGGTGAAGATAAACAGAACAAGCAAGAGAAATCAGAATACATCAGCAAAGAGCAAATCGGCGTTGTTCCACTTGCTATGCCGCTAATGGCAGGTCCGGGGGCAATCAGCTCGACCATTGTTTATGGATCTCGCTACCCTGCTGCTATTGATACAGTAGGCATAGGTATTAGTATTATTGCTTTCGCAACCTGCTCTTGGCTTTTGTTCCGTTCAGCGCCGGTTATCGTTCGCTTCCTAGGGCAAACGGGTATCAACGTTATTACACGTATCATGGGCTTAATTCTTGGCGCATTGGGCATCGAGTTCATCGCCAATGGCCTACGTAATCTGTTCCCAGGTTTGGCATAACGTTTAGCGATATTTCGGTTGCTCTATAAAGGGCAACAATATTGAAATATAGATGAGGCGAGTAAAGCGATTGGGCTTTCACTCGCCTCATTATTATGAAGCTTGTATAATCACAGTTAATATATTTAACAAAAGATGATCCTTAACCTATGTCACGTCAGCCTCTTAAGCATCATTTGTACGTCATTATCTTTGGTACTCATACGCCAGCTGGACGTGCATTTGATATATCATTGATCATTGCAATATTAGTTTCACTATTGGTGCTGATCTTAGAATCGATCCCCAACGTCATGACAGAGTGGTCGCAAGAGCTTCGCTACATTGAATACAGTTTTACAGCCCTCTTTACGCTTGAATACTTACTGCGACTATATTGTTCTCCGAAACCAAAATCTTATGCCACCAGCTTTTATGGTGTCGTTGACTTATTGGCGATTCTTCCAACCTACCTAGCGATCATCTTCCCAGGCGCTTCATTTATGGGTGTGGTAAGACTGCTACGTGTGATGCGTATTTTCCGAATCCTAAAGCTAGTTCGCTACCTTCAAGATTCCAACATATTACTGCGTTCACTGTTGATGGCGAGACGGAAGATACTGATCTTCTTTAGCACTGTAGGTATCTTAGTCGTAATCTTTGGTGCTTTGATCTTCGTTATTGAAGGTCCCCACAATGGCTTCACCAGTATTCCTCACAGTATCTATTGGGCCATCGTGACTATCACAACCGTGGGTTACGGTGATATGGTGCCACAAACCGCATTAGGTAAAGCTATCGCATCTCTGACTATGCTCTTGGGTTACTCAATCTTAGCCGTGCCGACTGGGATTATTACTGCAGAGCTCAGCAATGAAATGAACTCGCACAAGGAGTTGGTCAAATGCCCAAACTGCAATCGCTCTGGGCATGATTCAGATGCCATCTATTGTAAACACTGTGCAAGTGAACTGGCTGATCCAGACAAGCGTGTCGTCACCGAAGAGACCGAATAAAAACCAAAAAAAGAGCTCCTAAGAGCTCTTTTTATTTTCTTAACTATCTAACTAAAGCAACTAACAGCCGTCTGTGAACACTTCCACTTGGTAGTTATCATTTGCTTCCATTGCAGCCGTGTATTTCACATAACATTGGGTATTCTCAATAGCAGTATTGAAATCATTAGGAAGAACATCCGACAAATATTCCGATCGGGTAATCAACCACAGGTCTGGATCGCTCACTGGCCCATTATTATGTGCAGCCCATGTCCACTCTGTTGTCAGGTCATGAAACCCTGAATCAATCGCTAAAAAGTTTTCCATTCCCCCTTTTTCAACTGCGGGGTAACCAAACTTCACACGCCCATACTCCGGAATCAAATATGATTCTTGGTCTTCCATACCTTCAACTGCGGCTTTTTCGAATGCCAAATCAGCAGCGGTATGGACCGATGCTCCTAGCCCTTCCATAACCGAAGCCCTAGCATCATGTTGTATATTTAAAAACCTAGGTGCTGCAACAACCGCTAAAACACCAAGAATGACGATAACAACAACTAACTCGATAAGAGTAAAACCTTTGTGAGTTGCTTTCATTTTTGACTCCAAACTTTAAGACGTACGAAATGTAAGGTTTTAAAGTCAGGCTTCTGTCATCAGATACAAAAAAAGCGCCTTGAGGCGCTTCTTCATTAATTATTCTCAAAAATGAGGCAGTTACGCTTTCTCAGCAAGGATAATACGCAGAGTACGACGTAGTGGCTCTGCAGCACCCCAAAGCAGTTGATCACCAACTGTGAATGCGTTTAGGAAGTCGTTACCCATAGACATCTTACGTAGACGACCTACTGGTACAGACATAGTGCCTGTTACTTTAGCCGGAGTCAGTTCTTGCGCAGTGATGTCACGGTCATTAGGAACTACTTTAACCCAATCATTGTGCGTCGCGATGATCTCTTCGATCTCGTCCATTGGCACGTCTTGCTTAAGCTTAATAGTGAGTGCTTGAGCGTGACAGCGCATTGCACCAATTCGTACACAAGTACCATCGATAGGGATTGGCTGACCATCTAGGCCAAGAATCTTGTTTGCTTCAACGCCCGCTTTCCACTCTTCTTTGCTTTGGCCGTTTTCACGCTTCACATCGATCCAAGGAATCAATGAGCCTGCAAGAGGAGCACCAAATTGGTCTGTTGGGAATGAAGATGAACGGATCGTGTCTGCAACTTTCTTATCAATATCAAGAATCGAGCTTGAAGGATTTGCTAACTCAGAGCTTACGCTGTCGTTGATTACGCCCATCTGTGAGATAAGCTCACGCATGTTTTTAGCGCCAGCGCCCGATGCCGCTTGGTAAGTCATCGCACTCATCCACTCGACCATGCCTTTTTCATATAGGCCGCCTAGTGCCATAAGCATCAAGCTCACAGTACAGTTACCGCCAACGAAAGTATTGGTGCCGCTGTGAATGCCTTGTTGGATCTGAGCCAAGTTAACAGGATCAAGAGTGATGATTGAATCAGCGTCCATTCGCAGAGTAGAAGCCGCATCAATCCAGTAGCCTTTCCAACCTGCTTGACGCAGCGCTGGGTATACTTTTGACGTGTAGTCGCCACCTTGACAGGTAATCACTGCATCTAGCTGTTTTAAGCTATCAATATCAAAAGCGTCTTGAAGTAGACCCGCATCTTTACCGCCTAGAACAGGGGCAGGAATACCAATCTGAGATGTGCTGTAATAAACAGGCTCAATCAGGTCGAAGTCTTTCTCTTCCACCATACGTTGCATCAGTACAGAACCCACCATACCGCGCCAACCAACTAGACCTACTCTCATCGCTCACTCTCCATGTATAAAATTAAAAATTGCTCTCCCCCATCTATAAGTTTTTCAGAAACAGAACTCAAGTGCTTTTTGTCAAAAAGTGTAACTTTTTCGTTTCTTTTAAGTGAACGTAATGAATCGTGCAGTTATCCCTGTATCGACACTCAATATCCTCATTACCAGTAAAGAGCTCAATATCGGCAAATTCAAACATTTGCACTGTAGAAATCGTTGAAATTCAGCCAGAACACAAACAGCAATTCCCTCTTTAAGATCAAGGTTACTTAGAATTATATTTTACAAAACGAAAACAACGTGCGACAGAAATCAACATGTAACAATAATGAATTTAACAATATTTTAGATTATGAAACCAAAATTAATTCAGTTAACAGTCAAATATCACAACTTAGACGTATTATTTCGATATAATAAACTAATTACTGTAGTGTCCGTTTCGTACCACACACTATAACGAAGCACTATAAATGCTCGAAATCACAAGAGGCTTTTATGAAGCAGAGTAAAACTCGCCTACCGAACCTATTACAGGTATTCATCGCGTTAGGACTATTTCTATCCCTTGCTTTTTCCTTTACTGCAAAGTTTGACCTTCCAATCCAACTTGCCTTGTATATTGGCTGGTTCATTATCATGGTTCTTGGTGTTCGTCTTGGCCATCAATACAAAGACTTAGAAAAAGCAGCACTCAAAGGAATATCTAATGGCTTAGGCGCAGTTTTAATACTTTTAGCCGTTGGCGCTCTTGTTGGTACTTGGATCTCAGGCGGTATTGTACCCACTATCATTTACTACGGTCTGAAAGCTATCCACCCTTCTATTTTCCTTTTGGCGACAATGATCATCTGTTCTCTAACTGCATTGGCGACCGGTACTTCTTGGGGTGCTGCGGGTACAGCAGGTATCGCTATGATGGGTATCGGCCAAGGCTTAGGAGTTCCAGCACCGATTACTGCAGGTGCTGTGCTGTCCGGTTGTTACTTCGGTGACAAGATGTCTCCACTTTCTGATTCAGTGATTCTGGCTTCTTCAATGTCTGGTGTTGAAGTGGTTGAACACATCAAGGGCATGCTTCCCGTCGCGTTAATCAGCTACGTGATTACTGGCATCATGTTTACTGCGTTTGGTTTCCACTACGCGGGCAACGTTGACATGAGCCAAGTTGACTCTGTAATCAAAGCGATGGAAGTTCAGTTCTACATCACGCCTTACTCATTCGTTCCGGTACTTATCGTGCTTGGTTTATTGGCCTTCCGCATGCCGTCATTCCCAGTGATCAGCTTTGGTTCTCTGCTGGGTATTATCTGGGCAGTGATGATCCAAGAGATCGACTTCCTTACTGCATTTAACACAGCATGGGCACCGTTCTCTATCTCATCTGGCGTGGAGTTCATTGATTCGATTCTTAACCGTGGCGGCATGTCTTCAATGCTTGGTTCGGTTGCGGTTATCGTGTTTGGTTTAGGTTTCGGTGGCTTGCTGGATAAAGTCGGCGTGCTAGAGACGATCGCTAAAGTGTTTGAGCGCCGCGTAAACAGCGCAGGCTCGCTAGCAACCAGCACAATTGGTACGGCTTTCATGGGTAACGTGTTTGGTTCAGCAATGTATGTATCGCTAATCCTTACGCCAAAAATCTGTGCAAAGAACTACGACCGCTTAGGCTACAAACGTAAAAACCTTTCTCGTAACGCTGAGTTTGGTGGCACTTTAACGTCAGGCATGGTTCCTTGGAGTGATAACGGCATCTACATGGCGAGTATTCTAGGCGTTGCGACGCTGTCTTACGCGCCGTTCATGTGGTTAAGCTTCATCTGCATCATCGTGACTATCGTAACGTCTTACATGGGTTGGTTCGTTGATAAGTGTGAACCAACAGCGCCAGCACTTGAAACTGAAGAAGCAACTGAGCTGACTAAGCAACAAGCCTAGCGCTTCATCGTTCAGGGCGTTAGAAGATAAAAACCAAACGTTAGTTGTATAAATGCAAAAAGAGCGCCCTAGAGCGCTCTTTTCTTATCTGATGATTTGTTTATTTTTTGGTGGTTCGTTTACCCAGCCAATAACCGATACCTAACGGTGCAAAGAACACCACTAAGATAAACAAGATGAAGTAGATAATTACACCTTTGATTAACTCCATCAGCTTATCAATCGCAAGCACCACAACCTCTTGAGACACACGATCTAGATCTTGAGTGAATAACTCTCTTTCTGAAGTCACAATGCCTGCAATCTCGATGCGCTCTTTCGCAATCATCTCTACCAGTGCTTCTCTTTCACGTGTCACCATTTTTTCTAATGCTACACGTTCATCACTCAGCATCGCTAACTTTTGATCGGTTTTATCGCTAAGGTCGTTGAGCAATGGCTGCATTTCTGTCGACATAATCGAAGCTAGCGTTTGCATGTATTCAGGATTGTTTTCGATGAAGTCCTGCATGCTTGCTGATGTTTGACGAAGGCTTTCCAGCGTCATAGACAGGTCTTCACCTGTTAGCGAGCTATTCAGAGCGACTAACTCTGCTTTCCACGACATCAATTTTGGTGTTTGTTCCGCCATCAAGCTTAAACGGTCTGATGCATCGTTCATCGCCTCTGGCATCGTTCCTAAGCTCTGAACGATTTGTGATTCGTCTTTACCAAGGTAACTTAGCCATTCACGGTAAGCAGGTGTGCTTCTGAATGTTAGGTCTTTAAATGGGTGGCTAGCAGCAAACTGAGCAACGAACGCTTTGCTGTTCTTGAAATCACTCGAGCTCAATACACCCTTTGCCAGTTTCTCGGCTTCTTGGTCAAGAAAACGAGCTGTTTCTACTGCATCATCCGTCGCGAATAGATCCGCGCCGTCGCCTTGGCTATAAAACTGATTCATTTGGGCGGTGAAAACCCACGAATCAATTAATGCAGACATAGGGGAAGTTTGGTAAGCCGCTTGTTGTAAGCCCTGCTCTGCATGGATCTTCCAAAGCAACACATAAGATTGATGTAAGGTGTCATCAGCAGGGTAAGATTGCGCGATGAGATCGGCTGAGTCTTCTACTCGCGTAAAAAACATCTTGGCGTATTCACGCGTCATGATCCGAGCATTTAACTCTTGTTGAGTGAGAGGCGTCGTTTGACTATCTAACTTAACTTCTAAGAGAGAACAACCACTTAGCACAATGCTAAGCACCAACACCATCCAACTTCGACTCGAAACTCGTAACATATAAACCTCTGACAAAGACTAAGGGCGCGGATTGTATGAGCACTTCGTCAGAGTATTGTCAAAAATCCTGTAAAAGTTAACGCTGACTGTCTAAATATTCATGAGCAGAATCCACAGAGGCTTTTATAGCCTGCTCTAGTTCAGTCAAATCATGTTCACTGATCGCTCGGGACTGCTTCATTGTCATTTCAATACTTGCGGCAATGATGGCTAAACGAGACGCTTTGATGCTGCCAGCCACACCTTTTAAGCTATGTACAATGCGAGCGGCGGAGGTTTCATCTTTGGTCAGCAAAGACTTAAACTTCTCGTAGTCACCTGCGTGGTCTTGTACAAACACACCAAGCAAGAGTTCGACAGACTCCGCATCACCATCGAGCGTTTCTAACATGTCTTCGATATCAATCGCAGGCTTTGAATCTGTCACACTGGCAATGTGTTTCTCTAGTACTGGAACCTGTTCAGGGGTTCGCTGAATAGAGTCTTGCTTTACAAATGTTTGCCTCGTTGACGTGTTCTCGGAGACATCGTTATCTGCTTGTATCACTGCAGAAGACATAACATCGCTAGAAGAAGCAGAGAACGCCTCTTCTTTAGTTGAATTGATTTCAGGCCCTGAGCTGAGTTCGTGACCGACTTCTGTAACCGTTTTTTTGGATCTAACACCCCACACAACTATCCCGCTCATCGCCAACAAACTTAAGCCTAGCATCACCAGCAATAGATTGAATTGACGATCATGGAACTCAGCTTCGAGTTTAATGATCTGCTCATTCACTGAGTTTTTCTTAATCTTATCGACCAAATAGTTAAGCTGAGCATAATCACTCAACAATGCTGAAGCATCAGCCAATAACTGTTGGAGTGCATCTTGCTCTTCGGTTTTTAGTGAGTAAGATTTTTCTAGAATAGAATCAAAGGCACGATAAGTCGCTGACGAGCTTTGACTGTCAGAATACATAGCTTCGAATACAACAACGCCGAATTCATTGAGTAGCGGTTTTAGCTTAGGAGAAAGGTCTTTATCAGCACGTAAGATCTTAATGTTATCAACGATGTCTTGAACTTGGCTTTCGATCGGGATGAACTCATCGAACTTTTCTAGGAACTGATCAGCTACGTACAACAGCTGGTTCACATCAGGGCGAAACAAGGCGTTTTGGAAATCAGATTCAATCTGCAGTCGGATCGAATAAACCAACTGAGCATCGAGTGCTAGATCATTGATACGAGAGACTCGAAGCGGTTCTGAGAAATAAAGTGATTGCCTCAATTCGTTGACTCGAATACCGAGCTCTTCGATTTGAGCAAGTGAATTGGTGTAGGAACGGCTTAGATTAAGAAGAGCCAATGAAGGCAATAGCCACAGAGCCAGGAGCACAACCAAGAAGGTGGCTGGTTTTTTAAAGCGTTTGGCCTTTGCTACTGATTGTTCCATCTATATTCCTTGTGCGTGTTAACTTGAAGCCATGACAATAGCTAAAAGATTAAGCACAAAATAAGCGACAACATCCTGTTGCCGCTTTTATCCGTTAACTTCGGACTATGACTTATTGCGAGTCAGTTGGTCACGTAAGTTCGGTGGCGTGCCTTTAATCGTTAGCGTGTCAGTCTCCGGATCGTAAAAGATACGTTCGCCTAGAAGCAGACTATCAAAACTAACATTCAAACCGCCACCAGCACCAACAAATTTTGTTAGTTTACGCATAGTTGCGCGATCGGCCGGGAAGCTATCTTCTAACTCATAGCCTTGCTCACTAGTATAGTCAAAGAAGCTTGTGCCATCTGTGCTTGCTGGCAACTCACCAGAAAGTTCACGAACTTGAACTTCGTCGCCCGCTTTAAGCTGCTCGTTACAGTAATCCGCAACCTGCTTTTTGTAGCTGATCGCTTCTTCTTTCTCTAATTTAGAGTCAGAAACGAAGTCTTCTACCGCTTGCATCAGTACTTGGTTTTGCTGCTTAGCATCCAAACCCACTTCAGCTTGTAAGAAATCTAAGAAGAAATCCGCGACTTTACGGCCAACACGTCCTTTAATATAAGTTAAGTAACGGTTTGACTCTTTATCGGTCTCGTAAGTCGACAAGTCTAGGCGCGCCGCGATATCCATTTTTGAGATATCTAGGTAGTCAGTTGCGCTAATATCTAGCCCTTCTGTCACTTTTAGACTTTGGTTTGAAGGCAGCAGGCCGATGAAAAGGTAATCTGTCGCAAGTGACTGATATTCAGCCATTACCAAGATACCTTCGTCAGCGAATGGGTACTTTGATAGCTCGTCTTTTAAACGTTGCGCACTCTTTTGAGAAAAATCGTAAAAGTTTGTCTCACCAGCACGAAGTTGATGCAACCACTGCTGGAATTCGCTGTCAGATTTGAAAGAACCAAACCCTTTGCCTGCTTTTGAATTAAAAACACGGTGAAGTTCAGCAACTAGGCTTTCAGTTGAAGCATCGTTTTCTAGAGATTCAGCACGATAGTTAACAATCAGCTCATCCTGATCGTTCTTGCTCAGCTGGTGTAAAATTACGTTGGAAAGGTGAAGGCTCATAGTGAAAATATTACCGTTCAGGTTTCAGTTGTCGTGCATAGTAGGTTATCATAAGCCGCTTTTACTATCATTATTAGAGTCCTTATGCCGATTATATCTAAATACACAGATGATCAAGTTGAAAAAATCCTAGCTGAAGTAGGTGCTGTACTAACTAAGCACAAAGCTTCGCCAGAACTTTCACTGATGATCGCTGGAAATATCGCAACCAATGTCTTAAATCAGAATGTTGCTGCTTCACAACGCAAAGGAATTGCTGAAAAATTTGCCGAGGCTTTAATTTCTTCTCTTGAAGATAAAAAGTCTCACTAAATTTGATTGACGGATAAAAGAATTATAAATGGTAGACAGCGCAAACTCATATAGCGATCGTGTATCTCGACTGGTTGGTTGGGGTCACTGGTTTGCATTTTTCAACATCATTGCTGCGATGTTGATTGGTACTCGTTATATTACTCAATCTGCTTGGCCAGAAACCTTGCTGGGTCAATTCTATTTGGCTGCATCGTGGGTTGGTCATTTTGGCTTTTTAGTGTTCGCGCTCTATCTATTAGTGCTGTTCCCGCTCACTTTTGTTCTTCCGTCGAGGAAGTTATTACGTTTGGTTGCCGTTATCTTCGCAACCATAGGTTTAACTGTCCTACTGATTGATACCCAAACGTATCAAAATATAAACCTCCACCTGACACCTGTCGTGTGGGAGGTTTTATTCAGTGGAGAGGAATCTGCATTCACGTCTGATTTGCAGCACCTCTTCATTGTTATGCCATTTATCTTCTTGTTACAGCTAGGTCTGTCTGAGTGGGTTTGGCGTAAGCAGCGTAAACTGTCTCATAAACAC is a genomic window containing:
- a CDS encoding Hpt domain-containing protein, whose amino-acid sequence is MEQSVAKAKRFKKPATFLVVLLALWLLPSLALLNLSRSYTNSLAQIEELGIRVNELRQSLYFSEPLRVSRINDLALDAQLVYSIRLQIESDFQNALFRPDVNQLLYVADQFLEKFDEFIPIESQVQDIVDNIKILRADKDLSPKLKPLLNEFGVVVFEAMYSDSQSSSATYRAFDSILEKSYSLKTEEQDALQQLLADASALLSDYAQLNYLVDKIKKNSVNEQIIKLEAEFHDRQFNLLLVMLGLSLLAMSGIVVWGVRSKKTVTEVGHELSSGPEINSTKEEAFSASSSDVMSSAVIQADNDVSENTSTRQTFVKQDSIQRTPEQVPVLEKHIASVTDSKPAIDIEDMLETLDGDAESVELLLGVFVQDHAGDYEKFKSLLTKDETSAARIVHSLKGVAGSIKASRLAIIAASIEMTMKQSRAISEHDLTELEQAIKASVDSAHEYLDSQR
- the yejK gene encoding nucleoid-associated protein YejK; this encodes MSLHLSNVILHQLSKNDQDELIVNYRAESLENDASTESLVAELHRVFNSKAGKGFGSFKSDSEFQQWLHQLRAGETNFYDFSQKSAQRLKDELSKYPFADEGILVMAEYQSLATDYLFIGLLPSNQSLKVTEGLDISATDYLDISKMDIAARLDLSTYETDKESNRYLTYIKGRVGRKVADFFLDFLQAEVGLDAKQQNQVLMQAVEDFVSDSKLEKEEAISYKKQVADYCNEQLKAGDEVQVRELSGELPASTDGTSFFDYTSEQGYELEDSFPADRATMRKLTKFVGAGGGLNVSFDSLLLGERIFYDPETDTLTIKGTPPNLRDQLTRNKS
- a CDS encoding YejL family protein, whose translation is MPIISKYTDDQVEKILAEVGAVLTKHKASPELSLMIAGNIATNVLNQNVAASQRKGIAEKFAEALISSLEDKKSH